Proteins co-encoded in one Natronorubrum daqingense genomic window:
- a CDS encoding VOC family protein, whose amino-acid sequence MSNDSQTPVTPELPDSPVHAAGTDHITIWGSNEAETVEFYQDLLGMPLVLRQPNLDDPSQTHLFFDTGDGRILTFFVSDDRPSAKGQRGGVGAVHHLCFRIEPDEYEETMDALEDAGYRYNVFDRGIFHSIYTHDNNGLVIELSTDKYEIPDDRRGEVLAKAQELREDDGADYAKDEHLRGAIETLGLEVVEYDLPEASAGTGGVE is encoded by the coding sequence ATGTCAAACGACTCACAGACACCAGTCACGCCCGAACTACCAGACAGCCCCGTTCACGCGGCCGGAACCGACCACATCACCATCTGGGGAAGCAACGAAGCGGAAACCGTCGAGTTCTACCAGGACCTCCTCGGGATGCCACTCGTGCTCCGCCAGCCCAACCTCGACGATCCGTCCCAGACCCACCTGTTCTTCGACACGGGCGACGGTCGGATTCTCACGTTCTTCGTGAGCGACGACCGACCGTCCGCGAAGGGCCAACGCGGCGGTGTCGGGGCCGTCCATCACCTCTGTTTCCGCATCGAACCCGACGAGTACGAGGAGACGATGGACGCCCTCGAGGACGCGGGTTACCGCTACAACGTCTTCGACCGGGGGATCTTCCACTCGATCTACACGCACGACAACAACGGCCTCGTCATCGAACTCTCGACGGACAAGTACGAGATTCCCGACGACCGACGCGGCGAGGTGCTCGCGAAGGCACAGGAACTCCGCGAAGACGATGGTGCCGACTACGCGAAAGACGAGCACCTCCGGGGAGCCATCGAGACGCTCGGCCTCGAGGTCGTCGAGTACGACCTCCCTGAGGCCAGCGCCGGTACCGGTGGGGTCGAGTGA
- a CDS encoding NAD(P)/FAD-dependent oxidoreductase, whose translation MSNDSSENGTEFDESVIVVGGGPAGLSAALFTAKNGLETTVFDADETWMHKAHLFNYLGIGSVGGSEFMETARQQVDDFGVDRRQGEPVTAVNDDGDGFTVETEDGEYDADYVILATGANRDVADNLGCSFTNDDVVDVDVDMETSVSGVYATGAMVRPEEWQAAIAVGDGAAAALNILSAVRGDHFHDFDVPADAERVFGEVLAE comes from the coding sequence ATGAGCAACGATTCCTCCGAGAACGGTACCGAGTTCGATGAATCAGTGATCGTCGTCGGCGGCGGTCCCGCCGGATTGAGCGCCGCACTCTTTACGGCGAAAAACGGCCTCGAGACGACGGTGTTCGACGCGGACGAGACGTGGATGCACAAGGCCCACCTGTTCAACTACCTCGGCATCGGCTCCGTCGGCGGCAGCGAGTTCATGGAGACGGCGCGCCAGCAAGTCGACGACTTCGGTGTCGACCGACGGCAGGGAGAGCCGGTCACTGCCGTGAACGACGATGGCGATGGCTTCACGGTCGAGACCGAAGACGGGGAGTACGACGCCGACTACGTCATCCTTGCGACGGGAGCCAACCGCGATGTCGCGGACAATCTCGGCTGTTCGTTCACCAACGACGACGTTGTCGACGTGGACGTCGACATGGAGACGAGCGTCTCGGGCGTCTACGCGACCGGCGCGATGGTCCGACCGGAGGAGTGGCAGGCCGCCATCGCCGTCGGCGACGGCGCTGCCGCGGCACTCAACATCCTCTCGGCAGTCCGTGGCGATCACTTCCACGATTTCGACGTGCCCGCCGACGCCGAGCGCGTCTTCGGCGAGGTACTCGCAGAGTAG
- a CDS encoding glutamate-cysteine ligase family protein: MNTSLEVEYWVIDDDGDLVPPGSLLDVSPQLDPEFVEPMLEIKTTPCQSMAELRAEFRNLISTVVDAAHDQQKRLVPLSTPLHAGPESIPYRDKRGSNLQRQIVGPTFEDARVCAGTHVHFERSSVVDQLNTLTAIDPAFVLVNSSSHYRGEHLLECARPYLYRRSCYDPCPQQGQLWPYVDSVEEWEQRLEDAYECFRERALERGVDPAAFDDEFDPFDAVWTPVRLRKAMPTVEWRSPDAALPSQILRLTETVRSLVSHADAHGTVVASDEHQSAKTDDRLSLPSFDTVESVTDAAIHDGLEDPAVRSYLDDLGFTPSAHDPLANRLPASRLTERQAKQLRLEAAGQLEADLERTPARV; encoded by the coding sequence ATGAACACCAGCCTCGAGGTAGAGTACTGGGTTATCGACGACGACGGTGACCTGGTGCCACCCGGCTCACTGCTCGACGTATCTCCACAGCTCGATCCCGAGTTCGTCGAGCCGATGCTCGAGATCAAAACAACCCCGTGTCAGTCGATGGCCGAACTTCGCGCGGAGTTTCGCAACCTCATCAGCACCGTCGTCGATGCAGCGCACGACCAGCAAAAGCGTCTCGTCCCCCTTTCGACGCCGCTACACGCCGGTCCCGAATCCATTCCCTACCGCGACAAACGAGGGAGCAACCTTCAGCGGCAGATCGTCGGCCCGACGTTCGAGGACGCCCGCGTCTGTGCGGGCACGCACGTTCACTTCGAACGCTCGAGCGTCGTCGACCAGTTGAACACGCTGACGGCGATCGACCCCGCGTTCGTGCTCGTGAACAGTTCCTCTCACTACCGCGGCGAACACCTCCTCGAGTGCGCCCGTCCCTACCTCTACCGACGCTCGTGTTACGACCCGTGTCCCCAGCAGGGCCAACTGTGGCCGTACGTCGACAGCGTCGAGGAGTGGGAACAGCGCCTCGAGGACGCCTACGAGTGCTTTCGCGAACGCGCACTCGAGCGTGGCGTCGACCCGGCGGCGTTCGACGACGAGTTCGACCCGTTCGACGCCGTCTGGACGCCGGTTCGGCTCCGAAAAGCGATGCCAACTGTCGAGTGGCGCTCGCCCGACGCCGCCCTGCCGAGTCAGATTCTACGGCTCACCGAGACCGTTCGCTCGCTCGTCTCACACGCCGATGCCCACGGAACCGTCGTCGCCTCCGACGAGCACCAGTCGGCGAAGACCGACGACCGACTGTCCCTCCCCTCGTTCGACACCGTGGAATCGGTCACCGACGCGGCCATCCACGACGGACTCGAGGATCCCGCCGTCCGCTCGTATCTCGACGACCTCGGCTTCACCCCTTCCGCGCACGACCCGCTCGCGAATCGGCTGCCGGCGTCTCGACTCACCGAACGACAGGCGAAACAACTCCGACTCGAGGCCGCGGGCCAACTCGAAGCCGACCTCGAGCGGACGCCCGCTCGGGTATAG
- a CDS encoding alpha/beta hydrolase, with amino-acid sequence MGDSSGGDGPQEGREDGPHQNQPLVTDGTPLEDAEAALVLTHGRGASARGMVQLANEVHEEGVAVLAPQAARQTWYPNSFLAPVEQNEPGRSSGLQAIAAAIDEATDAGIPHERIMLIGFSQGACLASEFVARNPRRYGGLAALSGGLIGEKIDPEEYASDDADLEETPVFLGCSDVDPHIPERRVYETADVLEAMNADVTKRLYEGMGHGINDDELATVSEMVAALVAE; translated from the coding sequence ATGGGGGACAGTTCCGGCGGCGACGGACCGCAGGAGGGCCGCGAGGACGGGCCACACCAGAACCAGCCACTGGTCACCGACGGGACGCCACTCGAGGACGCCGAGGCAGCGCTGGTCCTGACGCACGGGCGCGGCGCGAGCGCACGCGGAATGGTCCAACTCGCGAACGAAGTTCACGAGGAGGGCGTCGCCGTTCTCGCCCCGCAGGCGGCCCGCCAGACGTGGTATCCGAACTCGTTTCTCGCGCCCGTCGAGCAGAACGAGCCGGGTCGGTCCTCGGGACTGCAAGCCATCGCAGCTGCGATCGATGAAGCGACCGACGCCGGCATTCCACACGAGCGTATCATGCTGATCGGCTTCTCGCAGGGTGCGTGTCTCGCCAGCGAGTTCGTCGCCCGAAACCCGCGACGATACGGTGGCCTCGCCGCCCTCAGCGGCGGGCTCATCGGCGAGAAAATCGACCCGGAGGAGTACGCGAGCGACGACGCCGACCTCGAGGAAACGCCCGTCTTCCTGGGCTGTAGCGACGTCGATCCCCACATTCCCGAACGACGGGTCTACGAGACGGCAGACGTGCTCGAGGCGATGAACGCCGACGTGACTAAGCGCCTCTACGAAGGGATGGGCCACGGCATCAACGACGACGAACTCGCGACGGTCTCCGAGATGGTCGCGGCGCTCGTCGCAGAGTGA
- a CDS encoding threonine aldolase family protein yields MIDLRSDTVTKPDEAMREAARAAEVGDDVYEEDPTVNELEARAAELVGMEAALYVPSGTMGNQIAARVHTERGQELLADTESHVVTYELGGLAQHAALQVRMLEADRGVPTPEQVAEEYVEEDLHRPGTGLLWLENTHNARGGLAIEPERIAAAADAAHERDVPVHVDGARLFNAAAALDVSAAELTAPVDSVMCCLSKGLGAPVGSMLAGSEEFVAQARRTRKLLGGGMRQAGIIAAPGLEALENRADLENDHDHARVLAAGLAEFDGFDVQEPETNIVLVDVAETGLEPDALLERCRDHGVGASPFGPTTVRFCTHRDLSDGDIERALEGVESALNTA; encoded by the coding sequence ATGATCGATCTTCGCTCCGATACCGTGACGAAACCCGATGAGGCGATGCGCGAGGCCGCTCGAGCGGCCGAGGTCGGCGACGACGTCTACGAAGAGGACCCGACGGTGAACGAACTCGAGGCTCGCGCCGCCGAATTAGTCGGGATGGAAGCCGCCCTCTACGTCCCCTCGGGGACGATGGGCAATCAGATCGCGGCACGTGTCCACACCGAACGAGGCCAAGAACTCCTCGCGGACACGGAGAGCCACGTCGTCACGTACGAACTCGGCGGCCTCGCCCAACACGCCGCCCTCCAGGTTCGGATGCTCGAGGCCGACCGCGGCGTCCCCACCCCCGAACAGGTGGCGGAGGAGTACGTCGAAGAAGACCTCCACCGCCCGGGAACGGGGCTGCTCTGGCTCGAGAACACGCACAACGCTCGAGGCGGACTCGCCATCGAACCCGAACGGATCGCAGCGGCGGCCGACGCGGCCCACGAACGCGACGTGCCCGTGCACGTCGACGGCGCGCGTCTGTTCAACGCCGCCGCGGCCCTCGACGTTTCCGCCGCCGAACTCACCGCCCCCGTCGACTCGGTGATGTGCTGTCTCTCGAAGGGACTGGGCGCACCCGTCGGCTCGATGCTGGCCGGTAGCGAGGAGTTCGTCGCGCAGGCCCGACGAACGCGCAAGCTCCTCGGCGGCGGCATGCGCCAGGCCGGGATCATCGCCGCGCCCGGCTTGGAAGCGCTCGAGAACAGAGCCGACCTCGAGAACGATCACGATCACGCGCGCGTGTTAGCCGCGGGGCTGGCCGAGTTCGACGGCTTCGACGTGCAGGAACCGGAGACCAACATCGTGCTCGTCGACGTGGCCGAGACCGGCCTCGAGCCGGATGCGCTCCTCGAGCGCTGTCGCGACCACGGCGTGGGAGCCTCGCCGTTCGGCCCGACGACGGTACGGTTCTGTACGCACCGGGACCTGTCCGACGGCGATATCGAGCGGGCGCTCGAGGGAGTCGAATCGGCCCTCAATACGGCGTAG
- a CDS encoding universal stress protein: MTVLVAYDGSEPAQKAVKQAFDEHGDEELVLLRVVELADGYTEASIKAVQDVLGDRRESAAEELRADLPDLVDTESVDFRTEVATGNPAREIVSAAEEYDVDQIVIGSHGRSGVSRVLLGSVAESVVRRSPVSVTVVR, encoded by the coding sequence ATGACAGTCCTCGTCGCGTACGACGGTTCGGAACCGGCACAGAAGGCAGTGAAGCAAGCGTTCGACGAGCATGGAGACGAGGAACTCGTCTTGTTGCGCGTCGTCGAACTCGCCGACGGGTACACGGAGGCGAGCATCAAGGCGGTGCAGGACGTGCTCGGGGATCGACGGGAGTCGGCCGCGGAAGAACTCCGCGCGGATCTCCCGGACCTCGTCGACACCGAGTCGGTCGACTTTCGGACGGAAGTCGCCACCGGCAACCCGGCTCGAGAGATCGTCTCCGCCGCCGAGGAGTACGACGTCGACCAGATCGTAATCGGAAGCCACGGCCGGTCGGGCGTTTCTCGAGTCCTGCTGGGGAGCGTCGCCGAGTCGGTCGTTCGCCGCTCGCCGGTCTCCGTGACCGTCGTTCGATAG
- a CDS encoding aminopeptidase, protein MDARIREHAEIIANHSVDLQEGDNVIVDAHPVAEDLVVALHEVIGDAGANPLTTSQRTGARQRRAFLRAGDDEYETPEHELALIQNTDVYIAIRAGDNATQTADVDPETQAAYQQSHRPILEERLSTRWCLTQYPAPANAQLAEMSTEGYENFVWDAVNKDWDEQRAHQANMVEIMDPAEEIRIKSGETTDVTMSIDGNPTLNDHGEHNLPGGEVFTAPVPDSVEGEVLFDMPLYHQGREITDVYLEFDGGEVVDHAAAKNEDVLTEVLNTDDGARRLGELGIGMNRDIDQFTYNMLFDEKMGDTVHMAVGRAYDDTVAEGNEQNDSAVHVDMIVDMSDDSFIEVDGEVVQRNGTFRFEDGFED, encoded by the coding sequence ATGGACGCACGCATCCGCGAACACGCCGAAATCATCGCGAATCACTCCGTCGATTTGCAGGAGGGAGACAACGTTATCGTCGACGCACACCCCGTCGCCGAGGACCTGGTCGTCGCGCTCCACGAAGTGATCGGCGACGCCGGCGCGAACCCGCTCACCACGAGCCAGCGAACGGGCGCCCGCCAGCGACGCGCGTTCCTCCGCGCCGGTGACGACGAGTACGAGACGCCGGAACACGAACTCGCCTTGATCCAGAACACCGACGTCTACATCGCGATTCGGGCGGGCGACAACGCGACCCAGACCGCCGACGTCGACCCCGAGACGCAGGCGGCCTACCAGCAGTCCCATCGCCCGATTCTCGAGGAGCGACTCTCGACGCGGTGGTGTCTCACACAGTATCCGGCCCCGGCGAACGCCCAACTCGCCGAGATGAGCACGGAGGGCTACGAGAACTTCGTCTGGGACGCCGTCAACAAGGACTGGGACGAACAGCGCGCCCATCAGGCCAACATGGTCGAGATTATGGACCCCGCCGAAGAGATTCGAATCAAGAGCGGCGAGACGACCGACGTGACGATGTCCATCGACGGCAATCCGACGCTCAACGACCACGGCGAGCACAACCTTCCCGGCGGCGAAGTCTTCACCGCTCCCGTCCCCGACAGCGTCGAGGGCGAGGTGCTGTTCGACATGCCGCTGTACCACCAGGGCCGGGAGATCACGGACGTGTACCTCGAGTTCGATGGCGGCGAAGTCGTCGACCACGCGGCGGCGAAAAACGAGGACGTCCTCACCGAGGTCCTGAACACGGACGACGGTGCCCGCCGACTCGGCGAACTCGGCATCGGCATGAATCGAGATATCGACCAGTTCACCTACAACATGCTCTTCGACGAGAAGATGGGCGATACGGTCCACATGGCCGTCGGCCGCGCCTACGATGACACCGTCGCCGAGGGCAACGAGCAGAACGATTCCGCCGTCCACGTCGACATGATCGTCGACATGAGCGACGACTCGTTCATCGAGGTCGACGGCGAGGTCGTCCAGCGCAACGGGACGTTCCGGTTCGAGGACGGCTTCGAGGACTAA
- a CDS encoding MFS transporter produces the protein MSRARLFASLCGLVFLLNLARIIFAPLLDVIIAEFAIGEATAGLLVTLTWIGSASPRLPTGWLLTKLPRHTVVIGSGAILTAAAAFAATATTIHHLMVGAFLMGIASGVYFVSANPFLSELYPGRVGRVIGIHGAASQIAAVIAAPLVTLTLVVDWRLSLWAIAFGTALVTVYTGLAAVRTELPRAGVDDRNFVAGALSEWRLIVTALAIVGAASFIWQGVFNFYELYMQSKGLSSQASGLMLSIVFAAGIPAFYFGGDLADKLPRVPYLLGIVGAFALSVLVLTVVESFLGLVLISSVVGFVIHALFPATDTFLLDTLPDSSRGSAYAVFSSVWMLTQALGSVVLGVFVEHGYAYDTVFRIAALFLGVTVIGLAVLERADRLPN, from the coding sequence GTGAGCCGCGCCCGACTCTTCGCCTCGCTGTGTGGTCTCGTCTTTTTGCTCAACCTCGCGAGAATTATCTTCGCGCCGCTGCTTGACGTCATCATCGCCGAGTTTGCGATCGGTGAGGCGACTGCCGGGCTCCTCGTGACGCTGACGTGGATCGGGAGCGCGTCGCCGCGACTCCCGACGGGGTGGCTCCTGACGAAGCTCCCTCGCCACACCGTGGTGATCGGCTCCGGTGCGATTCTGACGGCCGCGGCGGCGTTCGCCGCGACGGCGACGACGATCCACCACCTGATGGTCGGGGCGTTTTTGATGGGGATCGCCTCCGGCGTCTACTTCGTCTCCGCGAACCCGTTCTTGAGCGAGTTGTACCCCGGACGCGTGGGCCGGGTCATCGGCATCCACGGCGCGGCGAGCCAGATCGCCGCCGTGATCGCGGCCCCGCTCGTGACGCTCACGCTCGTCGTCGACTGGCGACTCTCGCTGTGGGCGATCGCCTTCGGGACGGCACTCGTGACGGTGTACACCGGACTCGCCGCGGTCAGAACCGAACTCCCGAGAGCGGGGGTCGACGATCGAAACTTCGTGGCCGGTGCGCTTTCGGAGTGGCGACTCATCGTCACCGCGTTGGCGATCGTCGGCGCGGCGTCGTTCATCTGGCAGGGTGTGTTCAACTTCTACGAACTGTACATGCAATCGAAAGGACTCTCCTCGCAGGCGTCGGGACTGATGCTCTCGATCGTCTTCGCTGCCGGCATTCCCGCCTTCTACTTCGGGGGAGATCTAGCCGACAAACTGCCGCGGGTGCCGTATCTGCTCGGGATCGTCGGGGCCTTCGCGCTCAGCGTCCTCGTGTTGACGGTCGTCGAGAGCTTCCTCGGATTGGTCCTCATTTCGAGCGTCGTCGGCTTTGTGATCCACGCGCTCTTTCCGGCCACGGACACGTTCCTCCTCGATACGCTACCGGACTCCTCGAGAGGCAGCGCCTACGCCGTATTCAGCTCCGTGTGGATGCTCACGCAGGCGCTCGGCTCGGTCGTGTTGGGCGTCTTCGTCGAACACGGCTACGCCTACGACACCGTGTTCCGAATCGCCGCCCTCTTCCTCGGCGTGACGGTTATCGGCCTCGCGGTGCTCGAACGAGCGGATCGCTTGCCAAACTGA